A stretch of the Glycine soja cultivar W05 chromosome 13, ASM419377v2, whole genome shotgun sequence genome encodes the following:
- the LOC114381450 gene encoding protein PHOSPHATE STARVATION RESPONSE 1-like isoform X3, translating into MEAHPTFSIERSKQLNNMGMSGALSSSLSILPIPPEEMFPKLPQSQLDFVEQELMTRPFTHSSYLNSGGVVGHIFSSSPGYSTDLHHSSLSPDEKHSTNAHLISQSSTNITQFPLSYSSNTGPPTSATPSHYSKESSVSWHTDSLPSFLDFPENGSIDNNRVESSACPIMASEEYSKQNDWQEWAERLISDDDTLTTNWNDLLADNIQDLEPKVPFQVSKPLSQIPGHQSQGHQQLPASYGENCIGAALSSSANFAPAKSRMRWTPELHEAFVEAVNQLGGSEKATPKGVLKLMKVEGLTIYHVKSHLQKYRTARYRPESSEGVMEKKTSSVEEMASLDLRTGIEITEALRLQMEVQKRLHEQLEIQRNLQLRIEEQGRYLQMMFEKQCKPGNETFKAPSSIIETPSGGSSNATKDSLAKNEMEASQVNHGRSGPDQVKGSTTFEEGSLEKCGKPDSPKTEHAIASEDSAQAPKRQRTE; encoded by the exons ATGGAAGCACATCCTACTTTCTCCATTGAAAGATCAAAGCAACTCAATAACATGGGGATGTCTGGAGCACTTTCTTCATCCTTGTCAATCCTTCCAATACCCCCAGAAGAGATGTTTCCCAAGCTGCCTCAATCACAATTGGATTTTGTAGAACAAGAGCTTATGACAAGACCTTTTACTCATTCAAGTTATTTAAATTCCGGTGGAGTAGTTGGGCATATTTTTTCGTCTTCCCCTGGATATTCAACTGATCTTCATCACTCATCTCTTTCACCTGATGAAAAACACTCTACTAATGCTCATTTGATTTCACAATCATCAACTAACATCACCCAATTTCCATTATCATATTCTTCAAATACTGGACCACCAACTTCAGCAACACCAAGCCATTATTCCAAAGAAAGCAGTGTTTCCTGGCATACAGATTCCCTGCCAAGCTTTCTGGATTTTCCTGAAAATGGCTCTATTGATAATAATCGGGTAGAAAGTAGTGCCTGCCCTATAATGGCATCTGAGGAGTATTCTAAGCAAAATGATTGGCAGGAGTGGGCTGAGAGGCTAATCAGCGATGATGACACTTTGACTACTAATTGGAATGACCTTCTTGCTGACAACATTCAAGATCTTGAGCCAAAG GTGCCATTCCAAGTTTCAAAACCACTTTCACAGATTCCAGGACATCAATCCCAAGGTCATCAACAACTTCCTGCTTCATATGGAGAGAATTGCATTGGTGCTGCCCTCTCTTCCTCAGCAAATTTTGCTCCTGCTAAGTCACGAATGCGTTGGACACCAGAACTTCATGAGGCGTTTGTGGAGGCTGTCAACCAACTTGGGGGGAGTGAAA AAGCTACTCCAAAGGGCGTGCTGAAGCTCATGAAAGTTGAAGGATTAACTATATATCATGTTAAAAGCCATTTGCAG AAATACAGGACAGCTAGATATAGACCGGAGTCATCTGAAG GAGTTATGGAGAAAAAAACAAGTTCCGTTGAAGAGATGGCATCTCTAGATTTGAGAAC TGGTATTGAGATCACTGAAGCTCTACGACTACAAATGGAGGTTCAGAAGCGGTTGCATGAACAGCTTGAG ATTCAAAGAAATCTACAGTTGCGAATAGAAGAACAAGGAAGGTACCTCCAGATGATGTTTGAGAAGCAATGTAAACCTGGAAATGAAACGTTCAAGGCACCATCATCTATCATTGAGACTCCATCTGGGGGGTCTTCAAATGCTACGAAAGATTCCCTTGCCAAAAATGAAATGGAAGCATCACAAGTGAACCATGGCAGGTCAGGACCTGATCAGGTTAAGGGCAGTACGACATTTGAGGAAGGCTCATTGGAAAAGTGCGGGAAGCCTGATTCTCCCAAAACTGAACATGCTATTGCTAGTGAAGATAGTGCTCAAGCCCCGAAGCGTCAAAGAACTGAGTAA
- the LOC114381450 gene encoding protein PHOSPHATE STARVATION RESPONSE 1-like isoform X1, translating into MTNSLVWVPVTKIKEIMEAHPTFSIERSKQLNNMGMSGALSSSLSILPIPPEEMFPKLPQSQLDFVEQELMTRPFTHSSYLNSGGVVGHIFSSSPGYSTDLHHSSLSPDEKHSTNAHLISQSSTNITQFPLSYSSNTGPPTSATPSHYSKESSVSWHTDSLPSFLDFPENGSIDNNRVESSACPIMASEEYSKQNDWQEWAERLISDDDTLTTNWNDLLADNIQDLEPKVPFQVSKPLSQIPGHQSQGHQQLPASYGENCIGAALSSSANFAPAKSRMRWTPELHEAFVEAVNQLGGSEKATPKGVLKLMKVEGLTIYHVKSHLQKYRTARYRPESSEGVMEKKTSSVEEMASLDLRTGIEITEALRLQMEVQKRLHEQLEIQRNLQLRIEEQGRYLQMMFEKQCKPGNETFKAPSSIIETPSGGSSNATKDSLAKNEMEASQVNHGRSGPDQVKGSTTFEEGSLEKCGKPDSPKTEHAIASEDSAQAPKRQRTE; encoded by the exons ATGACAAATAGTCTGGTTTGGGTACCAGTAACAAAAATCAA GGAAATAATGGAAGCACATCCTACTTTCTCCATTGAAAGATCAAAGCAACTCAATAACATGGGGATGTCTGGAGCACTTTCTTCATCCTTGTCAATCCTTCCAATACCCCCAGAAGAGATGTTTCCCAAGCTGCCTCAATCACAATTGGATTTTGTAGAACAAGAGCTTATGACAAGACCTTTTACTCATTCAAGTTATTTAAATTCCGGTGGAGTAGTTGGGCATATTTTTTCGTCTTCCCCTGGATATTCAACTGATCTTCATCACTCATCTCTTTCACCTGATGAAAAACACTCTACTAATGCTCATTTGATTTCACAATCATCAACTAACATCACCCAATTTCCATTATCATATTCTTCAAATACTGGACCACCAACTTCAGCAACACCAAGCCATTATTCCAAAGAAAGCAGTGTTTCCTGGCATACAGATTCCCTGCCAAGCTTTCTGGATTTTCCTGAAAATGGCTCTATTGATAATAATCGGGTAGAAAGTAGTGCCTGCCCTATAATGGCATCTGAGGAGTATTCTAAGCAAAATGATTGGCAGGAGTGGGCTGAGAGGCTAATCAGCGATGATGACACTTTGACTACTAATTGGAATGACCTTCTTGCTGACAACATTCAAGATCTTGAGCCAAAG GTGCCATTCCAAGTTTCAAAACCACTTTCACAGATTCCAGGACATCAATCCCAAGGTCATCAACAACTTCCTGCTTCATATGGAGAGAATTGCATTGGTGCTGCCCTCTCTTCCTCAGCAAATTTTGCTCCTGCTAAGTCACGAATGCGTTGGACACCAGAACTTCATGAGGCGTTTGTGGAGGCTGTCAACCAACTTGGGGGGAGTGAAA AAGCTACTCCAAAGGGCGTGCTGAAGCTCATGAAAGTTGAAGGATTAACTATATATCATGTTAAAAGCCATTTGCAG AAATACAGGACAGCTAGATATAGACCGGAGTCATCTGAAG GAGTTATGGAGAAAAAAACAAGTTCCGTTGAAGAGATGGCATCTCTAGATTTGAGAAC TGGTATTGAGATCACTGAAGCTCTACGACTACAAATGGAGGTTCAGAAGCGGTTGCATGAACAGCTTGAG ATTCAAAGAAATCTACAGTTGCGAATAGAAGAACAAGGAAGGTACCTCCAGATGATGTTTGAGAAGCAATGTAAACCTGGAAATGAAACGTTCAAGGCACCATCATCTATCATTGAGACTCCATCTGGGGGGTCTTCAAATGCTACGAAAGATTCCCTTGCCAAAAATGAAATGGAAGCATCACAAGTGAACCATGGCAGGTCAGGACCTGATCAGGTTAAGGGCAGTACGACATTTGAGGAAGGCTCATTGGAAAAGTGCGGGAAGCCTGATTCTCCCAAAACTGAACATGCTATTGCTAGTGAAGATAGTGCTCAAGCCCCGAAGCGTCAAAGAACTGAGTAA
- the LOC114381450 gene encoding protein PHOSPHATE STARVATION RESPONSE 1-like isoform X2, whose translation MTNSLVWVPVTKIKEIMEAHPTFSIERSKQLNNMGMSGALSSSLSILPIPPEEMFPKLPQSQLDFVEQELMTRPFTHSSYLNSGGVVGHIFSSSPGYSTDLHHSSLSPDEKHSTNAHLISQSSTNITQFPLSYSSNTGPPTSATPSHYSKESSVSWHTDSLPSFLDFPENGSIDNNRVESSACPIMASEEYSKQNDWQEWAERLISDDDTLTTNWNDLLADNIQDLEPKIPGHQSQGHQQLPASYGENCIGAALSSSANFAPAKSRMRWTPELHEAFVEAVNQLGGSEKATPKGVLKLMKVEGLTIYHVKSHLQKYRTARYRPESSEGVMEKKTSSVEEMASLDLRTGIEITEALRLQMEVQKRLHEQLEIQRNLQLRIEEQGRYLQMMFEKQCKPGNETFKAPSSIIETPSGGSSNATKDSLAKNEMEASQVNHGRSGPDQVKGSTTFEEGSLEKCGKPDSPKTEHAIASEDSAQAPKRQRTE comes from the exons ATGACAAATAGTCTGGTTTGGGTACCAGTAACAAAAATCAA GGAAATAATGGAAGCACATCCTACTTTCTCCATTGAAAGATCAAAGCAACTCAATAACATGGGGATGTCTGGAGCACTTTCTTCATCCTTGTCAATCCTTCCAATACCCCCAGAAGAGATGTTTCCCAAGCTGCCTCAATCACAATTGGATTTTGTAGAACAAGAGCTTATGACAAGACCTTTTACTCATTCAAGTTATTTAAATTCCGGTGGAGTAGTTGGGCATATTTTTTCGTCTTCCCCTGGATATTCAACTGATCTTCATCACTCATCTCTTTCACCTGATGAAAAACACTCTACTAATGCTCATTTGATTTCACAATCATCAACTAACATCACCCAATTTCCATTATCATATTCTTCAAATACTGGACCACCAACTTCAGCAACACCAAGCCATTATTCCAAAGAAAGCAGTGTTTCCTGGCATACAGATTCCCTGCCAAGCTTTCTGGATTTTCCTGAAAATGGCTCTATTGATAATAATCGGGTAGAAAGTAGTGCCTGCCCTATAATGGCATCTGAGGAGTATTCTAAGCAAAATGATTGGCAGGAGTGGGCTGAGAGGCTAATCAGCGATGATGACACTTTGACTACTAATTGGAATGACCTTCTTGCTGACAACATTCAAGATCTTGAGCCAAAG ATTCCAGGACATCAATCCCAAGGTCATCAACAACTTCCTGCTTCATATGGAGAGAATTGCATTGGTGCTGCCCTCTCTTCCTCAGCAAATTTTGCTCCTGCTAAGTCACGAATGCGTTGGACACCAGAACTTCATGAGGCGTTTGTGGAGGCTGTCAACCAACTTGGGGGGAGTGAAA AAGCTACTCCAAAGGGCGTGCTGAAGCTCATGAAAGTTGAAGGATTAACTATATATCATGTTAAAAGCCATTTGCAG AAATACAGGACAGCTAGATATAGACCGGAGTCATCTGAAG GAGTTATGGAGAAAAAAACAAGTTCCGTTGAAGAGATGGCATCTCTAGATTTGAGAAC TGGTATTGAGATCACTGAAGCTCTACGACTACAAATGGAGGTTCAGAAGCGGTTGCATGAACAGCTTGAG ATTCAAAGAAATCTACAGTTGCGAATAGAAGAACAAGGAAGGTACCTCCAGATGATGTTTGAGAAGCAATGTAAACCTGGAAATGAAACGTTCAAGGCACCATCATCTATCATTGAGACTCCATCTGGGGGGTCTTCAAATGCTACGAAAGATTCCCTTGCCAAAAATGAAATGGAAGCATCACAAGTGAACCATGGCAGGTCAGGACCTGATCAGGTTAAGGGCAGTACGACATTTGAGGAAGGCTCATTGGAAAAGTGCGGGAAGCCTGATTCTCCCAAAACTGAACATGCTATTGCTAGTGAAGATAGTGCTCAAGCCCCGAAGCGTCAAAGAACTGAGTAA